Proteins from a single region of Chitinibacter bivalviorum:
- a CDS encoding Rieske (2Fe-2S) protein, translating into MVRICASSDLQERALAFRFVVQNGARERAAIALRYDGQVYAYINECAHIPIELDFNPGDVFDLSRQFLVCSTHGAYYDPTNGLCLGGPCTGRRLSPLTVIEKDEAVWLLEEK; encoded by the coding sequence ATGGTTAGGATTTGCGCATCGAGTGATTTGCAAGAACGTGCGCTTGCGTTTCGCTTTGTGGTGCAAAACGGGGCGCGAGAACGAGCGGCCATTGCGCTGCGTTACGATGGGCAGGTCTATGCCTATATTAATGAATGCGCGCATATCCCGATCGAGCTTGATTTTAATCCGGGTGATGTGTTTGACCTCAGTCGACAGTTTTTGGTTTGCTCGACGCATGGCGCATATTATGATCCGACCAATGGTTTATGTTTAGGTGGCCCGTGCACCGGCCGACGGTTAAGTCCACTGACGGTCATCGAAAAAGACGAAGCAGTTTGGCTGCTTGAGGAAAAGTGA
- a CDS encoding basic amino acid ABC transporter substrate-binding protein, which translates to MKRTPFSFLATALLAGLMFNTSAQAAKTYQVATDAAYAPFESLNEKKEAVGFDMDIMQAIAAKGGFQVKFINTPWEGIFASLNTGDRDMVISAVTITPERKQSMDFSEPYFEAKQLIAVGQSSKVTKLADLKGKKVGVQTGTTGDEVAQKLLGKTSPNIKRFESTPLAIKELQNGGIDAVIADNGVVINFVANNPSAKLKTIDDATFAKEYYGIAVKKGNKALVEQLNKGIAAIKADGTYDKIYKKYFGK; encoded by the coding sequence ATGAAGCGCACCCCATTTAGCTTTTTAGCCACCGCATTGCTCGCGGGCCTGATGTTCAATACGTCTGCGCAGGCCGCTAAAACCTATCAAGTTGCCACTGATGCAGCCTACGCCCCTTTTGAATCCCTTAATGAGAAAAAAGAAGCCGTTGGCTTTGACATGGACATCATGCAAGCAATTGCAGCAAAGGGTGGCTTTCAAGTTAAATTCATCAATACGCCTTGGGAAGGCATTTTTGCCTCGCTCAACACTGGCGATCGCGATATGGTGATTTCAGCGGTAACGATTACCCCTGAGCGCAAACAATCAATGGATTTCTCAGAGCCTTACTTTGAAGCTAAACAGCTGATCGCAGTTGGCCAAAGCAGCAAAGTCACCAAACTCGCTGACTTAAAAGGCAAAAAAGTAGGTGTACAAACCGGCACAACAGGCGATGAAGTTGCGCAAAAATTACTGGGCAAAACCAGCCCGAACATCAAGCGTTTCGAATCTACACCGTTGGCCATTAAAGAATTGCAAAACGGTGGTATTGACGCAGTCATTGCGGACAATGGCGTTGTGATCAACTTTGTCGCAAACAACCCATCTGCCAAGCTGAAAACCATCGATGATGCTACTTTTGCAAAAGAGTACTATGGTATTGCGGTTAAAAAAGGCAACAAAGCATTGGTTGAGCAACTCAACAAAGGCATTGCCGCCATTAAAGCCGATGGCACGTACGATAAAATCTACAAAAAATACTTCGGTAAATAA
- a CDS encoding DUF1615 domain-containing protein, protein MRRIFLLLAISLLSACATQSPPVSVVVPTPSATPQLATPRALLATPTPVVSASPTPSPSPTQKPTPKPVMTEAQGRALMAQLLPPKINDRNGWIDDMLDAFTALKIAYTPENICAVAAVIEQESTWQGDPVVPGLPKIVWNAIGERADKYHIPLIAVQTALLKPSPTGQSYKARIDNLRTEREMNDLFEDLANEAKSLNLPLNMKNPIRTGGPMQVSVEFAQQHSKVWPYPYPIKESIRHEVFTRRGGVYFGTAILLQYPATYTDVAYRFADFNAGRYASRNAAFQKVLSHLSGKELVEDGDLLSYSNGVPSGTSDVQTALYSMNAALGMSRDEMLRDLKQEKLVGFSQTELYQKVYALADKGGKTWPRASMPQIDLKSPKITRKLTTEWFANRVKGRFETCIKRLN, encoded by the coding sequence ATGCGTCGGATTTTTCTCTTGTTGGCTATTTCTTTGCTCAGTGCCTGTGCGACGCAGTCACCGCCGGTCAGTGTTGTTGTGCCAACGCCCAGTGCTACTCCGCAATTAGCGACACCGAGAGCATTGCTTGCAACGCCAACACCTGTGGTCAGCGCAAGCCCGACGCCCAGCCCCTCACCGACTCAAAAACCGACGCCAAAACCTGTGATGACTGAGGCGCAAGGACGCGCGTTGATGGCGCAATTATTGCCGCCCAAAATCAATGATCGCAATGGCTGGATCGACGATATGCTCGATGCTTTTACTGCACTCAAAATTGCCTACACGCCCGAAAACATTTGCGCCGTGGCGGCGGTGATTGAGCAAGAGTCGACTTGGCAGGGCGACCCCGTGGTGCCTGGCTTGCCGAAGATTGTTTGGAATGCGATTGGCGAGCGAGCCGATAAATATCATATCCCCTTGATCGCGGTCCAAACTGCGTTGCTCAAGCCCTCGCCGACGGGGCAAAGCTATAAGGCGCGGATTGATAATTTGCGTACCGAGCGCGAAATGAATGATTTATTCGAGGATTTAGCCAATGAGGCGAAAAGTCTGAATTTACCGCTCAATATGAAAAATCCGATTCGCACCGGTGGGCCGATGCAGGTGAGTGTGGAGTTCGCGCAGCAACACAGCAAAGTGTGGCCTTATCCCTATCCGATCAAAGAAAGTATTCGTCACGAAGTGTTTACGCGTCGAGGTGGGGTGTATTTCGGTACAGCCATTTTGCTGCAATACCCTGCGACCTATACCGATGTGGCGTATCGTTTTGCCGACTTTAATGCCGGGCGCTACGCGAGTCGCAATGCGGCATTCCAAAAGGTATTGTCGCATCTGTCAGGCAAAGAATTGGTAGAAGATGGCGATTTACTCAGCTACAGCAACGGCGTGCCAAGCGGCACCAGTGATGTGCAGACGGCGCTCTATAGCATGAACGCGGCGCTCGGCATGAGCCGCGATGAAATGTTGCGTGATTTGAAGCAGGAAAAGCTCGTCGGTTTTAGCCAAACCGAGCTGTATCAAAAAGTCTATGCCTTGGCAGATAAGGGCGGCAAAACTTGGCCGCGCGCGAGCATGCCGCAGATTGATCTGAAAAGCCCCAAAATCACCCGCAAACTGACGACCGAATGGTTTGCCAATAGGGTAAAAGGGCGTTTTGAGACCTGCATCAAGCGACTTAATTGA
- a CDS encoding RluA family pseudouridine synthase: MSETSKASVSFVTVDEEDAGQRLDNFLLKRLKGVPKSHVYRIVRSGEVRVNKGRADVTTRVAAGDVIRLPPVRVAEQPKAPNNATAAADTMQLPIVYEDDALLVIDKPAGIAVHGGSGISFGVIELLRAQRPQAKFLELVHRLDRETSGLLLVAKKRSALVKMHEVLRESHGIDKRYLALVGGVWPHTRCHVKMKLLKYETPDGERRVKVHADGLSSHTIVNRQQAWTNASLLECELKTGRTHQIRVHLSASGHAILGDDKYGDSAVNRALPKQGLRRMFLHAWRLTLNHPLTGERMTLEAPLPAELQAYIHQLDSQSKGA; encoded by the coding sequence ATGTCCGAGACTAGCAAAGCGTCTGTGAGCTTCGTGACGGTCGATGAAGAAGATGCCGGTCAACGGCTTGATAATTTTCTGCTCAAACGCCTCAAAGGCGTGCCAAAAAGCCATGTTTACCGCATCGTTCGATCGGGTGAAGTGCGGGTCAATAAAGGTCGTGCCGATGTCACGACACGTGTTGCAGCGGGTGATGTGATTCGCCTGCCGCCGGTGCGCGTCGCGGAGCAGCCCAAGGCTCCGAATAATGCCACGGCCGCTGCCGATACCATGCAATTGCCGATTGTGTACGAAGACGATGCCTTGCTGGTGATTGATAAACCGGCGGGGATTGCAGTGCATGGCGGATCGGGGATTAGCTTTGGCGTGATTGAGCTATTGCGTGCACAACGGCCGCAAGCCAAATTCTTAGAGCTCGTTCATCGTTTGGATCGTGAAACATCCGGTTTGCTACTGGTAGCGAAAAAACGCAGTGCTCTGGTGAAAATGCATGAGGTATTGCGTGAAAGCCATGGTATTGACAAGCGTTACCTCGCATTGGTGGGGGGGGTATGGCCACATACACGCTGCCATGTGAAGATGAAACTACTGAAATACGAAACGCCGGATGGCGAGCGCCGTGTCAAAGTACACGCCGATGGCTTGAGCTCACATACGATTGTGAATCGTCAGCAGGCGTGGACGAATGCGTCATTGCTTGAATGTGAGTTGAAAACCGGCCGCACGCACCAGATTCGGGTGCATTTATCGGCCAGCGGTCACGCGATTTTGGGTGACGATAAATATGGCGATTCGGCGGTCAATCGCGCATTACCGAAGCAAGGCTTGCGTAGAATGTTTTTGCACGCGTGGCGCTTAACACTGAATCACCCATTAACCGGGGAGCGCATGACGTTAGAGGCGCCGTTGCCTGCCGAGTTGCAGGCGTATATTCATCAACTTGATTCTCAATCCAAAGGAGCATAA
- a CDS encoding Rne/Rng family ribonuclease yields MKRMLFNATQAEELRVAIVDGQKLIDLDIETVGKEQRKSNIYKGIITRIEPSLEACFVDYGCDRHGFLPFKEIARAYLGEGEGGRGRVADSLKEGQQLIVQVEKDERGNKGAALTTYISLAGRYLVLMPNNPRGGGVSRRIEGEERNELRAAMDQLETPNGMSLIARTAAIGRNAEELQWDLGYLLQLWRAIEGAANTQTGAFLIYQESSLVIRAIRDYFQPDIGELLIDKRDIYEQAQQFMSHVMPNNVHKVKFYQDDVPLFSRFQIEHQIETAYSREVSLPSGGAIVLDRTEALWSIDVNSAKATRGGDIEETALRTNLEAADEIARQMRLRDVGGLIVIDFIDMENPKNQRDVENRVREALHHDRARVQTGKISRFGLMELSRQRLQPSLEETSHIACPRCHGTGFIRGIESSALHILRIIQEEAMKENTGALHAQVPVDVATFLLNEKRAELFAVEARLKVGVMLIPNMHLETPNYSITRVRSEDVLPFEDALPSYRMVEQPAEEGYKPGKSKEEQAKRQEAAVKGITPAQPAPASTERVAKPEAKADQPSLWKKIVAWFSSEPEEKKPVEEAKPAPRQPRGRNERRNGRFDRNENREGREGQATRERGERAERGERSEKAERPERTPRSSKPRIEEDIQKREERQQRPSRGERQPREERQRQEARSEQVQELPATAVALEVGAPEQAAAPEANGETRNRRRRSRRDRRDRNDRTPNSTETTSGNEESTPAFIPNEVIIAQAAALAAEAPATPTEVSSSEPVVVAEPVEVAPAPSVAVVQASEAATTNPQVVTTPVAEAPTAVIAVNDDVVAPSLPAAPAPIVEAAPVIEAAPVVESPVVATEVAATPAPVVATPKAEFVVATPAEVGLTQVATRNETVAPAAIEEVVVPARRRRSDLKNSAESNANNAPIALQLVETRSATVAEAEIAVTTPVRRRRKDVQTNTSLASSEGEKLAQVETKQ; encoded by the coding sequence ATGAAGCGTATGCTTTTTAATGCAACTCAAGCTGAAGAGTTGCGCGTTGCAATTGTCGATGGCCAAAAACTCATCGACCTTGACATCGAAACCGTCGGCAAAGAACAACGCAAATCCAATATCTACAAAGGCATTATCACCCGCATCGAGCCTAGTCTCGAAGCGTGCTTTGTCGATTACGGCTGTGATCGTCATGGCTTCTTGCCATTCAAAGAAATCGCCCGCGCCTACCTCGGCGAAGGTGAAGGTGGCCGCGGCCGCGTTGCAGATAGCCTGAAAGAAGGCCAGCAACTAATCGTACAGGTGGAAAAAGACGAGCGCGGCAATAAAGGCGCAGCCCTCACCACCTACATCAGCTTGGCGGGTCGTTACCTCGTGCTGATGCCAAATAACCCACGTGGTGGTGGCGTTTCACGTCGCATTGAAGGCGAAGAGCGCAATGAATTGCGCGCCGCAATGGATCAACTCGAAACGCCTAACGGTATGAGCTTGATCGCCCGTACCGCTGCGATTGGCCGCAACGCAGAAGAATTGCAGTGGGATCTGGGGTATCTGCTGCAACTTTGGCGTGCTATTGAGGGCGCAGCCAATACCCAGACTGGCGCCTTCCTGATTTATCAAGAATCTAGCCTTGTAATCCGTGCGATTCGCGATTACTTCCAGCCTGATATTGGCGAGTTGCTGATCGACAAACGCGACATTTATGAACAAGCTCAGCAGTTCATGAGCCACGTTATGCCGAACAATGTGCATAAAGTGAAGTTCTACCAAGATGACGTACCACTGTTCTCGCGCTTCCAGATCGAACACCAAATCGAAACCGCGTATTCGCGTGAAGTGAGCTTGCCTTCAGGCGGCGCGATCGTACTCGATCGCACTGAAGCTTTGTGGTCCATCGACGTGAACTCGGCCAAAGCAACGCGCGGTGGTGACATCGAAGAAACTGCACTGCGTACTAATCTGGAAGCTGCCGATGAAATCGCGCGCCAGATGCGTTTGCGCGACGTCGGTGGTTTGATCGTGATCGACTTTATCGACATGGAAAACCCAAAAAACCAACGTGACGTTGAAAACCGCGTACGTGAAGCACTACATCACGACCGTGCTCGCGTGCAAACCGGCAAAATCAGCCGCTTTGGTTTGATGGAATTGTCACGCCAGCGCCTGCAACCATCACTCGAAGAAACCAGCCACATCGCCTGCCCACGCTGTCACGGCACAGGCTTTATCCGCGGCATCGAATCATCAGCTTTGCACATCCTGCGTATCATTCAGGAAGAAGCAATGAAAGAAAATACTGGCGCGCTGCATGCGCAAGTGCCCGTAGATGTTGCGACTTTCTTGCTCAATGAAAAACGCGCAGAGTTGTTTGCTGTTGAAGCGCGCCTGAAAGTTGGCGTGATGTTGATTCCAAATATGCATTTGGAAACACCGAACTACAGCATCACCCGCGTACGCTCGGAAGACGTTTTGCCATTTGAAGATGCTTTGCCGTCTTACCGCATGGTTGAACAGCCTGCGGAAGAAGGCTACAAACCGGGCAAAAGCAAGGAAGAGCAAGCCAAGCGCCAAGAAGCTGCGGTAAAAGGCATCACCCCAGCCCAGCCAGCCCCAGCAAGCACCGAGCGCGTGGCGAAACCGGAAGCAAAAGCAGACCAGCCATCGCTTTGGAAGAAAATCGTTGCTTGGTTTAGTAGCGAACCCGAAGAGAAAAAACCGGTTGAAGAAGCGAAACCAGCCCCACGCCAACCGCGTGGACGCAACGAGCGCCGTAACGGTCGTTTCGACCGCAACGAAAATCGCGAAGGCCGTGAAGGTCAAGCGACACGCGAGCGTGGTGAGCGCGCCGAACGTGGTGAACGTAGCGAAAAAGCGGAGCGTCCAGAGCGCACTCCTCGCTCAAGCAAACCTCGCATTGAGGAAGACATTCAAAAGCGTGAAGAGCGTCAACAACGCCCAAGCCGCGGCGAACGTCAGCCTCGCGAAGAGCGCCAACGCCAAGAAGCACGCAGCGAACAAGTTCAAGAGTTGCCAGCAACTGCAGTCGCACTGGAAGTAGGCGCTCCTGAACAAGCCGCAGCGCCAGAAGCGAATGGCGAAACGCGCAATCGTCGTCGTCGCAGCCGTCGTGATCGTCGTGATCGCAACGACCGCACGCCAAATAGCACAGAAACCACTTCAGGCAATGAAGAGAGCACTCCAGCTTTCATCCCCAATGAGGTGATTATTGCTCAAGCAGCAGCTTTGGCCGCCGAAGCGCCAGCAACTCCGACCGAAGTGAGCAGCAGCGAACCTGTTGTCGTTGCTGAACCAGTAGAAGTTGCTCCGGCGCCGTCGGTTGCAGTTGTTCAAGCAAGCGAAGCGGCAACGACCAACCCGCAAGTCGTTACTACGCCAGTTGCTGAAGCGCCTACTGCAGTGATCGCAGTCAATGATGATGTTGTGGCACCAAGTTTGCCGGCAGCACCAGCGCCTATCGTTGAAGCAGCGCCTGTTATTGAAGCGGCACCTGTCGTTGAATCACCAGTCGTAGCGACGGAAGTTGCCGCAACTCCAGCGCCTGTCGTGGCGACGCCTAAAGCTGAGTTTGTCGTTGCAACACCAGCTGAAGTGGGTTTGACGCAAGTGGCTACGCGCAACGAGACTGTCGCACCTGCTGCGATTGAAGAAGTTGTGGTACCCGCACGCCGCCGTCGTAGTGACTTGAAAAACAGCGCTGAGAGCAACGCAAATAATGCGCCAATCGCACTGCAATTAGTTGAAACGCGCTCAGCCACTGTCGCTGAAGCTGAGATTGCAGTTACCACCCCAGTGCGTCGTCGGCGCAAAGATGTACAAACCAACACTAGCTTGGCAAGTAGTGAAGGTGAAAAACTCGCTCAAGTTGAAACTAAACAGTAA
- a CDS encoding amino acid ABC transporter permease codes for MDFNQFWQQVQHAAPLFENFQLQMVWEYRELFVDGIKMTLGITLIAVVLGTLIGLFAGMARLAEVKHGPWKYPVKLLLRWPATAYVTFFRGTPLFVQILLTHFAVMPLLVHPENGLLLSGELASTLRQDYGAFLSGLVALTLNAGAYITEIFRAGIQSIAKGQFEASRSLGMTYGQTMRFIIVPQAFRRMLPPLGNEAIMLLKDSSLVSAIGLGELAYAARTVAGAYSRYWEPYLTISFLYLIMTLVLAAGVNHLEKRYQQSGGIH; via the coding sequence ATGGACTTCAATCAATTTTGGCAACAAGTACAGCACGCCGCGCCGCTGTTTGAAAATTTCCAGTTGCAAATGGTATGGGAATACCGCGAGCTTTTCGTCGACGGCATCAAAATGACACTGGGTATCACGCTGATCGCGGTTGTCCTAGGTACATTGATTGGCCTGTTTGCCGGTATGGCGCGCCTCGCAGAAGTAAAGCACGGCCCCTGGAAATATCCAGTAAAACTCTTATTGCGCTGGCCTGCCACCGCCTATGTTACTTTCTTTCGTGGTACACCGCTCTTTGTGCAAATTTTGCTCACGCATTTTGCCGTCATGCCTTTGCTAGTTCACCCTGAAAACGGCCTACTGCTGAGCGGCGAACTCGCCTCCACCTTGCGTCAAGACTACGGCGCCTTCCTCTCGGGTTTGGTGGCTTTAACCCTAAATGCTGGGGCCTATATCACCGAGATTTTCCGCGCGGGGATTCAATCGATTGCGAAAGGCCAATTTGAGGCCTCCCGCTCTCTGGGTATGACTTATGGCCAAACGATGCGTTTCATCATCGTTCCGCAAGCCTTCCGCCGCATGCTGCCGCCACTGGGCAATGAGGCCATCATGCTGCTCAAAGACAGCTCGCTGGTCTCTGCCATCGGTCTTGGCGAGCTGGCCTACGCTGCTCGTACTGTCGCAGGCGCCTATTCGCGCTACTGGGAGCCGTATCTGACCATTTCATTCTTATATTTGATTATGACTTTGGTGCTCGCAGCGGGTGTGAATCATCTGGAAAAACGATATCAACAAAGTGGCGGCATCCATTAA
- a CDS encoding LysR family transcriptional regulator: MKFTLRQLEVFVAVGQGESVSRAAEQLKMSQSATSTALAELERQYEMRLFDRVGKRLQLNELGALLLPRAIELLDRAQSMDAMLNGEHGLGPLRVGATLTIGNYLATLLIGDFMRQHAGCRVSLAVHNTATIVNQVVHFELDLGLIEGDCQHPDLIVTPWVPDELVVFAAPEHPLAQQKLVTFDDLVAASWIVREQGSGTRQTFEFAMRHALSQLNIRLELEHTEAIKRAVESGLGIGCISRLALKDAFRRGSLVPLEVPELDLARHFHFVVHKQKYQTPSMDAFLSLCRQATAGVNRSDEIAMPYIR, from the coding sequence ATGAAATTTACCCTCAGGCAATTGGAAGTATTTGTCGCAGTAGGGCAGGGTGAGAGCGTTTCACGTGCTGCAGAGCAGCTCAAAATGTCGCAATCGGCGACCAGTACGGCATTAGCAGAATTGGAGCGCCAATATGAAATGCGCTTGTTTGACCGCGTGGGCAAGCGTTTGCAACTCAATGAGCTGGGCGCTTTGCTCTTACCTCGGGCGATTGAGCTGCTCGATCGGGCGCAGAGTATGGACGCCATGCTCAATGGCGAACACGGCTTGGGCCCCTTGCGCGTGGGTGCAACGCTGACGATTGGAAATTATTTGGCGACACTGCTGATTGGCGATTTTATGCGCCAGCATGCGGGTTGTCGCGTCAGTTTGGCCGTACATAATACGGCGACGATTGTGAATCAGGTCGTGCATTTTGAGCTCGATTTAGGCCTGATTGAAGGTGATTGCCAGCATCCCGATTTAATTGTGACGCCATGGGTGCCCGATGAACTGGTTGTTTTTGCCGCGCCCGAGCATCCATTAGCGCAGCAAAAACTGGTAACGTTCGATGATTTGGTGGCAGCCTCATGGATTGTGCGTGAACAAGGCTCAGGTACACGCCAAACCTTTGAATTTGCAATGCGCCACGCTTTATCGCAATTAAATATCCGGCTTGAATTGGAGCATACCGAGGCGATCAAGCGCGCCGTGGAGTCAGGCTTGGGGATTGGTTGTATTTCCCGCTTGGCGTTAAAAGATGCGTTCCGACGTGGCAGCTTGGTGCCATTAGAAGTGCCAGAGCTGGATCTGGCGCGCCATTTTCATTTTGTGGTGCACAAGCAAAAATACCAAACGCCGAGCATGGATGCCTTCCTTAGCTTATGTCGTCAGGCAACCGCTGGCGTGAACCGCAGTGATGAAATTGCAATGCCTTATATACGTTAG
- a CDS encoding S49 family peptidase: MSDSIERDALKDILTASVKEQRAARRWGIFFKLLTFSYLFLMLALFMGWVGNKEAESASTGPHTAVVDLKGEISAGSDASSDIVLAGLKAAFEDSNTKAVILRANSPGGSPVQSGLMYDEIVRLKKMHPKTPFYVVVEDVCASGCYYTAVSADKIFADKASIVGSIGVLMDGFGFTGAMEKLGVERRLMTAGANKGFLDPFSPQSEAQKEKALAMLAEIHQQFISVVKQGRGKRLAQDNPDLFSGLVWSGESGLKLGLVDALGSVNSVARDVVKVPNVVDFTPQPSYADRLARQLGVAAATTLGAKMEFHLK; this comes from the coding sequence ATGAGTGATTCTATTGAACGTGATGCTTTAAAAGATATTTTAACCGCTTCGGTCAAAGAGCAGCGTGCCGCTCGCCGCTGGGGAATTTTCTTTAAATTACTCACGTTTTCATATCTGTTTTTGATGCTGGCTTTGTTTATGGGCTGGGTCGGTAATAAAGAAGCGGAAAGTGCCTCAACTGGCCCGCACACTGCGGTGGTGGATTTGAAGGGTGAAATTTCGGCGGGAAGTGACGCCAGTAGTGACATCGTGTTGGCCGGTTTGAAAGCGGCCTTTGAAGACAGCAACACCAAAGCGGTGATTTTGCGTGCCAATAGCCCTGGTGGTAGCCCTGTGCAATCGGGTCTGATGTATGACGAAATTGTTCGCTTGAAGAAAATGCATCCGAAAACACCATTTTATGTCGTGGTCGAAGATGTGTGCGCTTCGGGTTGTTACTACACTGCGGTGTCGGCAGACAAAATTTTTGCCGATAAAGCCTCGATCGTTGGCTCGATTGGCGTTTTGATGGACGGCTTTGGTTTTACTGGTGCGATGGAAAAACTGGGGGTTGAGCGTCGCTTGATGACCGCGGGCGCTAATAAAGGCTTTTTGGATCCGTTCTCGCCGCAAAGCGAAGCACAAAAAGAAAAAGCGTTGGCGATGCTGGCAGAAATTCATCAGCAATTTATCAGTGTGGTCAAACAGGGGCGTGGCAAACGCTTGGCGCAAGATAATCCTGATTTATTTTCTGGGCTGGTGTGGTCGGGCGAATCGGGCTTGAAACTCGGTCTGGTGGACGCCTTGGGTTCGGTGAATTCAGTAGCACGCGATGTCGTGAAAGTGCCTAACGTGGTCGACTTCACGCCGCAACCTTCTTACGCGGATCGATTGGCTCGCCAGTTGGGCGTTGCAGCAGCCACGACGTTGGGTGCAAAGATGGAGTTTCATTTGAAATAA
- a CDS encoding HDOD domain-containing protein produces MKLEEVFEQTHKLPTIPKVVQELIDSFSNEDIDIDTIAKKIALDQVITAKVLRLANSAHFGASRQIGSVQEAVVVLGFNTVRTLVVASGITGAFVATPGFDRKKFWKNSLQVATIAKWLSKPAKINGEVSFTAGMIHNIGEMLIHIVTPEIAAKIDQFVANGAADRVALEDNNIGFDYVMVGEELARRWNFPVAIQQAIKYQNSPAEQDPSDKLTSVLNLAKLITHLQADSATQDAIAAALPEQIILTAGLTPEGLNDKLVELSELSSGLDELIA; encoded by the coding sequence ATGAAATTGGAAGAAGTTTTCGAACAAACGCATAAACTACCTACGATTCCTAAAGTAGTTCAAGAATTGATCGACAGTTTCAGCAATGAAGACATTGATATCGATACCATTGCCAAGAAAATCGCCTTAGATCAAGTTATCACCGCCAAAGTATTACGCTTAGCCAACTCGGCGCATTTTGGTGCCAGCCGCCAAATCGGTTCGGTTCAAGAAGCGGTTGTGGTACTGGGCTTTAACACGGTACGTACACTCGTTGTGGCCTCAGGCATTACTGGCGCCTTTGTGGCCACGCCTGGTTTTGATCGTAAAAAATTCTGGAAAAATAGCCTGCAAGTGGCAACGATTGCCAAATGGCTATCCAAACCCGCCAAAATCAATGGTGAAGTCTCATTTACCGCCGGGATGATTCACAATATTGGCGAAATGTTGATTCATATTGTGACGCCAGAAATCGCTGCCAAAATTGATCAATTTGTTGCTAATGGCGCGGCTGATCGCGTGGCGCTTGAAGACAATAATATTGGTTTTGACTATGTGATGGTGGGTGAAGAACTCGCACGCCGCTGGAATTTCCCAGTTGCGATCCAACAAGCTATCAAATATCAAAATTCGCCAGCCGAGCAAGACCCAAGCGACAAGCTCACCAGTGTACTGAACCTCGCCAAATTGATTACTCATTTACAAGCTGACTCAGCAACGCAAGATGCTATTGCCGCCGCGCTGCCCGAACAAATCATTCTCACCGCAGGGCTAACCCCAGAAGGCTTGAACGACAAATTGGTCGAGCTTTCAGAGCTATCAAGTGGGCTTGATGAATTGATTGCATAG
- a CDS encoding HAD-IA family hydrolase yields MASRRFDLVVFDWDGTLMDSTGMIARSIQRAFDDVGLPVPSEQEARYVIGYGLGEAMAHLAPDASEVQIRQVVDAYRGHFLAKDQELKLYDGVEEGLARLREAKFRMAVATGKSRAGLDRVLKATQLGHFFEVTRTADEAFSKPHPAMLEYILEYSAVAPERAVMVGDTTHDLQLAINAGTASLGLTYGAHKGEALQDLQALALFDEFNSLIDWVLAHG; encoded by the coding sequence GTGGCATCGCGACGGTTTGATTTAGTGGTGTTTGATTGGGATGGCACTTTGATGGATAGCACGGGCATGATTGCCCGTTCAATTCAGCGCGCATTCGATGATGTTGGCTTGCCGGTGCCGAGTGAGCAAGAAGCACGGTATGTCATTGGTTATGGTTTGGGTGAGGCAATGGCGCACTTGGCGCCGGATGCATCTGAGGTGCAAATTCGACAAGTGGTGGATGCCTACCGTGGCCATTTTCTGGCTAAAGATCAGGAATTAAAACTCTACGATGGCGTTGAAGAAGGTTTGGCGCGCTTGCGCGAGGCCAAATTTAGGATGGCGGTGGCAACGGGTAAATCCCGCGCAGGTCTTGATCGGGTGCTCAAAGCGACGCAATTAGGTCATTTCTTTGAGGTGACGCGCACTGCGGATGAGGCCTTTTCTAAACCTCACCCCGCCATGCTGGAATACATCTTGGAGTATTCGGCTGTAGCGCCCGAGCGTGCTGTTATGGTGGGCGATACCACCCATGATTTGCAGTTGGCCATTAATGCTGGTACGGCGAGCCTAGGCTTAACCTATGGTGCGCATAAAGGTGAGGCGCTGCAAGATTTACAGGCTTTGGCGCTGTTTGATGAATTTAATAGTTTGATCGATTGGGTGTTGGCGCATGGTTAG